In Bacteroidota bacterium, one genomic interval encodes:
- a CDS encoding isoprenyl transferase has translation MSWKEKIDKDRLPHHVAVIMDGNGRWAQQQGKERVFGHRHGVTAVRETAEAAAEIGVKYLTLYAFSTENWNRPKEEVDALMQLLVHTINEETKTLNKNSIRLETIGDTESLPESCRKELFEAIDKTSSNSRMSLILALSYSSRWEIMEATKKIAEKMRDGKIKTEELDAEKFSSFLNTSRFPDPELLIRTSGEHRISNFLLWQLAYAEFYFTETLWPDFNKEEFYKAIVDYQGRERRFGKTSAQVVTASPLASEKK, from the coding sequence ATGAGCTGGAAAGAAAAAATTGACAAGGATCGTTTGCCCCATCATGTTGCGGTGATCATGGACGGCAATGGACGCTGGGCACAACAGCAGGGAAAAGAACGCGTGTTCGGCCACCGGCATGGCGTAACAGCAGTGCGCGAAACAGCAGAAGCTGCAGCGGAGATCGGTGTAAAATATCTTACGCTCTATGCTTTCTCCACTGAAAACTGGAATCGCCCGAAGGAAGAAGTGGATGCGCTCATGCAACTGCTCGTGCACACGATAAACGAAGAAACAAAAACACTGAACAAGAACAGCATTCGTCTTGAAACGATTGGTGATACGGAAAGTTTACCGGAATCCTGCAGGAAAGAATTGTTTGAAGCCATTGACAAAACTTCTTCCAACAGCAGGATGTCACTCATTCTCGCTCTCAGCTACAGTTCACGATGGGAGATCATGGAAGCCACAAAAAAGATCGCAGAGAAAATGCGCGATGGAAAAATAAAAACGGAAGAGCTCGATGCTGAAAAATTCTCTTCCTTTCTCAACACCTCGCGTTTTCCCGATCCGGAATTACTTATCCGCACCAGCGGCGAACATCGCATCAGCAATTTTCTGCTCTGGCAACTCGCTTATGCAGAATTTTATTTCACCGAAACACTCTGGCCCGATTTCAACAAGGAAGAATTCTATAAAGCGATCGTCGATTACCAGGGAAGAGAAAGGCGTTTCGGAAAAACAAGTGCGCAGGTAGTGACGGCGTCACCGCTTGCTTCAGAAAAAAAATAA